Proteins encoded in a region of the Planococcus citri chromosome 1, ihPlaCitr1.1, whole genome shotgun sequence genome:
- the LOC135847617 gene encoding uncharacterized protein LOC135847617 has product MILELETPRNSTVEPQMETQMEPQAGPSNVNVVPEPQIVEPQATGNHFVEAPRLNRTVDQFRFPLRHSYLKADGVTKGFLTHNDPRAMCVDYELGFNSPCMSTRCWFYNSHFWSIHKDLMETIKVRFEGGMVNINVIQVHPQFKILFPFTYQNYVDLKRNIIRFGPSYDECYLWLPTRSLETSPLRHRSNV; this is encoded by the exons ATGATCCTTGAGTTGGAAACACCAAGAAATTCCACAGTGGAGCCCCAGATGGAGACTCAGATGGAGCCCCAAGCAGGACCATCGAATGTAAATGTTGTACCAGAGCCTCAAATTGTTGAACCACAAGCAACTGGAAATCATTTtgttgag GCTCCTAGGTTAAATAGAACTGTTGATCAATTCAGATTTCCACTACGACATTCATACTTGAAAGCTGATGGTGTTACGAAGGGATTCTTAACACATAATGACCCTAGGGCCATGTGTGTTGATTACGAATTAGGCTTTAACAGCCCATGTATGTCTACACGGTGCTGGTTTTATAATAGCCACTTTTGGTCTATTCAT aaggACTTAATGGAAACAATAAAAGTTCGGTTCGAAGGAGGTATGGTGAATATTAATGTAATTCAGGTCCATCCGCAGTTTAAGATATTATTTCCCTTTACTTATCAAAACTATGTGGATCTCAAAAGAAATATCATTAGATTTGGGCCATCCTATGATGAATGTTACTTATGGTTACCTACGAGATCACTGGAAACGTCACCATTg agGCACCGTTCAAACGTTTGA